A region from the Streptomyces sp. 3214.6 genome encodes:
- a CDS encoding cystathionine gamma-synthase: protein MSDRHISQHFETLAIHAGNTADPLTGAVVPPIYQVSTYKQDGVGGLRGGYEYSRSANPTRTALEENLAALEGGRRGLAFASGLAAEDCLLRTLLSPGDHVVIPNDAYGGTFRLFAKVVARWGVEWSVADTGDASAVRAAITPKTKAVWVETPSNPLLGITDIAAVAQVARDAGARLVVDNTFATPYLQQPLSLGADVVVHSLTKYMGGHSDVVGGALITADEALGEELAYHQNAMGAVAGPFDSWLVLRGAKTLAVRMDRHSQNATKVADMLTRHARVTHVLYPGLPDHPGHEVAAKQMRAFGGMVSFRVTGGEEAAVEVCNRAKVFTLGESLGGVESLIEHPGRMTHASVAGSALEVPGDLVRLSVGIENVDDLLEDLQQALG, encoded by the coding sequence ATGAGCGACAGGCACATCAGTCAGCACTTCGAGACCCTCGCGATCCACGCGGGCAACACCGCCGATCCCCTCACCGGCGCGGTCGTCCCGCCGATCTACCAGGTCTCGACCTACAAGCAGGACGGCGTCGGCGGACTGCGCGGCGGCTACGAGTACAGCCGCAGCGCCAACCCGACCAGGACCGCCCTGGAGGAGAACCTCGCGGCCCTCGAGGGCGGCCGCCGAGGCCTCGCGTTCGCTTCCGGACTGGCGGCCGAGGACTGCCTGTTGCGTACGCTGCTCAGCCCCGGCGACCACGTGGTCATCCCGAACGACGCCTACGGCGGCACGTTCCGTCTCTTCGCGAAGGTCGTCGCCCGCTGGGGCGTGGAGTGGTCGGTCGCCGACACCGGCGACGCCTCCGCCGTACGGGCCGCGATCACCCCGAAGACCAAGGCCGTGTGGGTGGAGACCCCCTCCAACCCGCTCCTGGGCATCACCGACATCGCCGCCGTCGCCCAGGTAGCCCGGGACGCGGGCGCCCGTCTCGTCGTCGACAACACCTTCGCCACGCCGTACCTGCAGCAGCCGCTGTCGCTCGGCGCGGACGTCGTCGTGCACTCCCTGACGAAGTACATGGGCGGCCACTCCGACGTCGTCGGCGGCGCGCTGATCACCGCCGACGAGGCCCTCGGCGAGGAGCTGGCGTACCACCAGAACGCGATGGGCGCGGTCGCCGGGCCCTTCGACTCCTGGCTGGTGCTGCGCGGCGCCAAGACGCTGGCGGTGCGCATGGACCGGCACAGCCAGAACGCCACCAAGGTCGCCGACATGCTGACCCGGCACGCGCGCGTGACGCACGTGCTCTACCCGGGCCTGCCGGACCACCCCGGTCACGAGGTCGCCGCCAAGCAGATGCGGGCGTTCGGCGGCATGGTCTCCTTCCGGGTCACCGGGGGCGAGGAGGCGGCCGTCGAGGTCTGCAATCGCGCCAAGGTGTTCACCCTCGGGGAGTCCCTGGGCGGCGTCGAGTCCCTGATCGAGCACCCGGGGCGCATGACGCACGCGTCCGTGGCCGGTTCGGCGCTGGAGGTGCCCGGCGACCTCGTCCGGCTCTCCGTGGGCATCGAGAACGTCGACGACCTCCTCGAGGACCTGCAGCAGGCCCTCGGCTAG
- the greA gene encoding transcription elongation factor GreA — protein sequence MTQTSESVTWLTQEAYNKLKVELEYLTGPARTEIAAKIAAAREEGDLRENGGYHAAKEEQGKQELRVRQLTQLLENAKVGEAPASTDGAVAPGMVVTIAFDGDEDDTMTFLLASREYASSDIETYSPQSPLGTGVIGHKVGEDAAYELPNGKKASVRILKAEPYSG from the coding sequence GTGACCCAGACCAGCGAGTCCGTCACCTGGCTGACCCAGGAGGCGTACAACAAGCTCAAGGTCGAGCTTGAGTACCTTACTGGTCCTGCGCGCACGGAGATCGCCGCCAAGATCGCCGCCGCGCGCGAGGAGGGGGACCTGCGCGAGAACGGCGGGTACCACGCGGCCAAGGAGGAGCAGGGCAAGCAGGAGCTCCGTGTGCGCCAGCTGACCCAGCTTCTCGAGAACGCCAAGGTCGGCGAGGCACCCGCTTCCACGGACGGCGCGGTGGCGCCCGGCATGGTCGTGACGATCGCCTTCGACGGTGACGAGGACGACACCATGACGTTCCTGCTCGCCTCGCGCGAGTACGCGAGCTCCGACATCGAGACCTACTCGCCGCAGTCCCCCCTGGGCACCGGCGTGATCGGTCACAAGGTCGGCGAGGACGCGGCCTACGAGCTGCCGAACGGCAAGAAGGCCTCCGTGCGCATCCTCAAGGCCGAGCCCTACAGCGGCTGA
- a CDS encoding DUF4307 domain-containing protein, which yields MGTASTRLPEGRYGRASDDRADHKLKIAGAVLGTLLLVLVGYFAYHYVGQNKISAEVITFKATSDEAVELHLEVRKDSGTSGYCTVRSQAADGTEVGRADFRFSGADSRIDKVVTLRTTAKGTTAELLGCHAG from the coding sequence ATGGGTACGGCGAGCACGCGACTGCCCGAGGGCCGCTACGGCCGCGCCTCGGACGATCGCGCGGACCACAAGCTCAAGATCGCCGGTGCCGTGCTGGGCACGTTGCTGTTGGTGCTGGTCGGGTACTTCGCCTACCACTACGTCGGCCAGAACAAGATCAGCGCCGAGGTGATCACCTTCAAGGCCACCTCGGACGAAGCGGTAGAGCTCCATCTGGAGGTCCGCAAGGACTCGGGTACGAGCGGCTACTGCACGGTCCGCTCGCAGGCCGCCGACGGCACCGAGGTGGGCCGCGCGGACTTCCGCTTCTCGGGTGCGGACAGCCGCATCGACAAGGTGGTCACGCTGCGGACGACGGCGAAGGGCACGACGGCGGAGCTGCTCGGCTGTCACGCCGGGTGA
- a CDS encoding ATP-binding cassette domain-containing protein, with product MPGAIYAEGLVKTFGDVKALDGVDLDVPEGTVLGLLGPNGAGKTTAVRCLTTLLRPDRGRAVVAGLDVLKHPNEVRRSIGLSGQFAAVDEYLTGRENLQMVGQLYQMKARAAKARAAELLEQFDLADAGDRTAKTYSGGMRRRLDLAAALVVSPPVMFMDEPTTGLDPRNRQLLWDVIKRLVSGGTTLLLTTQYLEEADHLAHDIAVVDHGRVIARGTSDQLKARTGGERVEVVVHNREHITTAAEVLAGFGKGETTVEQHTRKLTVPVSGGAKLLAEVIRELDTRGIEIDDIGLRRPTLDDVFLSLTGHVAEGKTETSEENSRNGHSERETVE from the coding sequence ATGCCAGGCGCCATCTACGCCGAAGGCCTGGTGAAAACCTTCGGTGACGTAAAGGCTCTGGACGGCGTCGACCTCGACGTCCCGGAGGGCACCGTCCTCGGCCTGCTCGGGCCGAACGGCGCGGGCAAGACCACCGCGGTCCGCTGCCTGACCACCCTCCTGCGCCCCGACCGCGGCCGGGCCGTGGTCGCCGGCCTCGACGTGCTCAAGCACCCCAACGAGGTGCGCCGCTCGATCGGCCTGTCCGGCCAGTTCGCGGCGGTCGACGAATACCTCACCGGCCGCGAGAACCTCCAGATGGTGGGACAGCTCTACCAGATGAAGGCCCGCGCGGCGAAGGCCCGGGCCGCCGAACTGCTCGAGCAGTTCGACCTCGCGGACGCCGGCGACCGCACCGCCAAGACCTACTCCGGAGGCATGCGCCGCCGCCTCGACCTGGCCGCGGCACTGGTGGTCTCACCGCCCGTGATGTTCATGGACGAGCCGACGACCGGCCTCGACCCGCGCAACCGCCAACTGCTGTGGGACGTCATCAAACGGCTCGTGTCCGGCGGCACGACGCTGCTGCTGACCACCCAGTACCTCGAAGAGGCCGACCACCTCGCGCACGACATCGCGGTCGTCGACCACGGCCGCGTCATCGCCCGCGGCACCTCCGACCAGCTCAAGGCCCGCACCGGCGGCGAGCGCGTGGAGGTCGTGGTGCACAACCGCGAACACATCACCACGGCAGCGGAGGTCCTGGCCGGCTTCGGCAAGGGCGAGACGACGGTCGAGCAGCACACCCGCAAGCTCACCGTGCCCGTCTCCGGTGGCGCCAAGCTCCTCGCCGAGGTCATCCGCGAGCTCGACACCCGCGGCATAGAGATAGACGACATAGGTCTGCGCCGCCCCACACTCGACGACGTCTTCCTGTCCCTGACCGGACATGTCGCCGAGGGGAAGACCGAGACGAGCGAAGAGAACAGCCGCAACGGACACAGTGAGAGGGAGACCGTCGAATGA
- the mca gene encoding mycothiol conjugate amidase Mca gives MAVHAHPDDESSKGAATMAKYVSEGVDVLVVTCTGGERGSILNPKLQGDKYIEEHIHEVRKKEMDEAREILGVGQEWLGFVDSGLPEGDPLPPLPEGCFALEDVDKAAGELVKQIRSFRPQVITTYDENGGYPHPDHIMTHKISMVAFEGADDAEKYPESEYGPAYRPLKLYYNQGFNRPRTEALHQAMLDRGLDSPYGEWLKRWEDSGIQERTLTTHVPCADFYEIRDKALIAHATQIDPDGGWFRVPMDIQKEVWPTEEYELAKSRVDISLPEDDLFAGIRDNA, from the coding sequence ATGGCCGTGCACGCCCACCCCGACGACGAGTCGAGCAAGGGCGCGGCCACCATGGCGAAGTACGTGTCCGAGGGGGTGGACGTGCTGGTCGTGACCTGCACGGGCGGGGAGCGCGGCTCCATCCTCAATCCCAAGCTGCAGGGCGACAAGTACATCGAGGAGCACATCCACGAGGTACGCAAGAAGGAGATGGACGAGGCCCGCGAGATCCTCGGCGTCGGACAGGAGTGGCTCGGCTTCGTCGACTCCGGCCTGCCCGAGGGCGACCCGCTGCCGCCGCTGCCCGAGGGCTGCTTCGCCCTGGAGGACGTCGACAAGGCGGCCGGCGAGCTGGTGAAGCAGATCCGCTCCTTCCGCCCTCAGGTGATCACCACCTACGACGAGAACGGCGGCTACCCGCACCCCGACCACATCATGACCCACAAGATCTCGATGGTGGCCTTCGAGGGCGCGGACGACGCCGAGAAGTACCCCGAGAGCGAGTACGGGCCCGCCTACCGGCCGCTGAAGCTGTACTACAACCAGGGCTTCAACCGTCCCCGCACCGAGGCGCTGCACCAGGCGATGCTCGACCGTGGTCTGGACTCCCCCTACGGGGAGTGGCTCAAGCGCTGGGAGGACTCCGGCATCCAGGAGCGCACGCTCACCACGCACGTTCCCTGCGCCGACTTCTATGAGATCCGCGACAAGGCACTGATCGCCCACGCCACGCAGATCGACCCCGACGGCGGCTGGTTCCGGGTGCCGATGGACATCCAGAAGGAGGTCTGGCCCACGGAGGAGTACGAGCTCGCGAAGTCCCGCGTCGACATCTCCCTCCCCGAGGACGACCTCTTTGCGGGCATCCGCGACAATGCCTGA
- a CDS encoding sigma factor-like helix-turn-helix DNA-binding protein, with translation MRETRAAHEARRAREFETFVAGAGGRLLHAATLLTAEAPHDNPRARRLLTLALARTYACWDRLHGEDPYNRAREYLATRFAHEAWHQYAWQLYDALPLGRTRPRSASGTLAQLTPQERLILVLRLYEGVAEEQVAALLGLPTERVRTACDRATATLLHPPRGPAPAVRRAKAAAS, from the coding sequence GTGCGAGAGACGCGTGCGGCCCATGAAGCCCGCCGGGCCCGGGAGTTCGAGACGTTCGTCGCGGGTGCGGGCGGGCGGCTGCTGCACGCCGCCACGCTGCTCACCGCGGAGGCCCCGCACGACAACCCGCGCGCGCGTCGGCTGCTGACGCTGGCCCTCGCGCGCACCTACGCGTGCTGGGACCGGCTGCACGGCGAGGACCCGTACAACCGTGCCCGCGAGTATCTGGCCACCCGCTTCGCGCACGAGGCGTGGCACCAGTACGCGTGGCAGCTGTACGACGCCCTGCCCCTTGGCCGTACCCGCCCGCGCTCCGCCTCCGGCACGCTGGCGCAGCTCACCCCGCAGGAGCGCCTGATCCTGGTCCTGAGGCTCTACGAGGGCGTCGCCGAGGAACAGGTGGCGGCCCTGCTCGGGCTGCCGACGGAACGTGTCCGCACCGCCTGCGACCGGGCGACGGCGACGCTGCTGCATCCGCCGCGCGGACCGGCGCCCGCGGTGCGCCGGGCGAAGGCGGCGGCCTCGTGA
- a CDS encoding ABC transporter permease — MSAVTDAVRGAAPAPAHPLGQSVRDSLVVAKRNLIRMSRIPEMVIFGLIQPIMFVVLFTYVFGGSMRIGGSTSATDYKNFLMAGIFAQTVTFATAGAGAGIADDMHKGLIDRFRSLPMARGAVLTGRTLADLVQTALTLLVLAIVALLVGWRVGSDGDTNIGRVLAAFGLLLLLGYAFTWIGALIGLSVRTPEAATSGGLIWLFPVTFISNAFVDTSNMTPWLRHIAEWNPFSATVQASRVLFANPGQSQSDAWPMQHPVWASLIYSVLIVLIFRTLAVRKYRSATA; from the coding sequence ATGAGTGCCGTCACCGACGCCGTACGCGGCGCGGCGCCCGCCCCCGCCCATCCACTCGGACAGTCCGTTCGCGACTCGCTGGTCGTTGCGAAGCGCAACTTGATTCGCATGAGCCGGATTCCGGAAATGGTTATTTTCGGGCTCATCCAGCCCATCATGTTCGTGGTGCTCTTCACCTACGTGTTCGGCGGATCCATGCGGATCGGCGGCAGCACGAGCGCCACCGACTACAAGAACTTCCTCATGGCCGGCATCTTCGCGCAGACCGTCACCTTCGCCACCGCGGGCGCCGGCGCCGGTATAGCCGACGACATGCACAAGGGCCTCATCGACCGCTTCCGCTCCCTGCCGATGGCGCGCGGTGCGGTGCTGACCGGCCGTACCCTCGCCGACCTCGTGCAGACGGCGCTCACCCTGCTCGTCCTCGCGATCGTCGCCCTTCTGGTCGGCTGGCGGGTCGGCTCCGACGGCGACACCAACATCGGCAGGGTGCTGGCCGCCTTCGGTCTGCTGCTCCTGCTGGGCTACGCGTTCACCTGGATCGGCGCCCTGATAGGCCTGAGCGTCCGCACCCCCGAGGCGGCCACCTCCGGCGGACTGATCTGGCTCTTCCCGGTGACGTTCATATCCAACGCCTTCGTCGACACCAGCAACATGACGCCCTGGCTGCGCCACATCGCCGAGTGGAACCCCTTCAGCGCCACCGTCCAGGCCTCCAGGGTGCTCTTCGCCAATCCAGGCCAGTCGCAGTCCGACGCCTGGCCCATGCAGCACCCGGTCTGGGCCTCGCTGATCTACTCGGTCCTGATCGTCCTGATCTTCCGGACGCTCGCGGTCCGCAAGTACCGCTCGGCGACGGCATGA
- a CDS encoding MarR family winged helix-turn-helix transcriptional regulator → MSMDMTTVGDTGLLDTLQHEVAVFARRAEQTRLGGVGQVRNSMDRAAYLLLNRLDNEGPMGVKALAASMGIDSSTVTRQVAPLVDTGLVKRTSHPEDGRAVVLQLSPRGQSRLEEVRSSRRQLMAELTEDWAPEERESFCALLTRFNTALSSRMAVQGLPGTEPSPATS, encoded by the coding sequence ATGTCGATGGACATGACGACCGTCGGTGACACCGGTCTCCTCGACACTCTGCAGCACGAGGTCGCGGTGTTCGCCCGCCGTGCCGAACAGACCCGGCTCGGCGGTGTCGGGCAGGTGCGCAACTCCATGGACCGCGCCGCGTACCTGCTGCTCAACCGCCTCGACAACGAAGGCCCGATGGGCGTCAAGGCGCTCGCCGCGAGCATGGGCATCGACTCGTCCACGGTCACCCGGCAGGTGGCTCCGCTCGTCGACACCGGCCTGGTCAAGCGGACCTCGCACCCCGAGGACGGGCGGGCCGTGGTGCTCCAGCTGTCCCCGCGCGGGCAGTCTCGTCTGGAGGAAGTCCGGTCCTCCCGGCGTCAGTTGATGGCCGAGCTGACGGAGGACTGGGCGCCGGAGGAGCGCGAGTCGTTCTGCGCGCTCCTCACCCGCTTCAACACCGCGCTGTCCTCCCGGATGGCGGTCCAGGGCCTACCGGGCACGGAGCCGTCGCCGGCCACTTCCTGA
- the ilvA gene encoding threonine ammonia-lyase, whose amino-acid sequence MSYSTADSLRRVTLDDVRGAQKMLSGVARVTAMEGSRHLTQLVGAPVHFKCENLQRTGSFKLRGAYVRIAGLLPEERAAGVVAASAGNHAQGVALASRVLGVRSTVFMPKGAPLPKISATREYGAEVRLHGAVVDETLAAAQEYAADTGAVFIHPFDHPDVIAGQGTVGLEILEQCPEVRTIVVGIGGGGLAAGIAVAVKALRPDVRIVGVQAAGAAAYPPSLAAGRPVSIRNPATMADGIKVGRPGDVPFGIIGELVDEVRTVTEDELSTALLLCLERAKLVVEPAGASPVAALLSDPGAFEGPVVAVLSGGNVDPVLMQRVLRHGMAAQGRYLAVRLRLTDRPGALATLLGVLSVVDANVLDVSHVRTDPRLGLTEAEVELHLETKGSAHCAEVGRALRDAGYTVID is encoded by the coding sequence ATGAGCTACAGCACGGCTGACTCCTTGCGCCGCGTCACCCTCGACGATGTGCGCGGCGCCCAGAAGATGCTGTCGGGCGTGGCGCGGGTGACCGCGATGGAGGGCAGCAGGCATCTGACCCAGCTGGTCGGCGCACCCGTCCACTTCAAGTGCGAGAACCTCCAGCGGACGGGATCGTTCAAGCTGCGCGGCGCGTACGTCCGGATCGCCGGGCTGCTGCCGGAGGAGCGGGCCGCGGGGGTCGTCGCGGCGAGCGCGGGCAACCACGCGCAGGGCGTGGCGCTGGCGTCGCGGGTGCTGGGTGTGCGGTCCACGGTGTTCATGCCCAAGGGCGCGCCGCTGCCGAAGATCAGCGCCACGCGTGAGTACGGCGCCGAGGTGCGCCTGCACGGCGCCGTGGTCGACGAGACGCTGGCCGCGGCGCAGGAGTACGCGGCCGACACGGGCGCGGTGTTCATCCACCCCTTCGACCACCCCGACGTCATCGCGGGGCAGGGCACGGTCGGCCTGGAGATCCTGGAGCAGTGCCCGGAGGTGCGCACGATCGTCGTCGGGATCGGCGGCGGCGGTCTCGCGGCGGGCATCGCGGTCGCGGTGAAGGCGCTGCGGCCGGACGTGCGGATCGTCGGCGTGCAGGCGGCGGGGGCCGCCGCGTACCCGCCCTCGCTGGCGGCCGGCCGGCCGGTGTCGATCAGGAACCCGGCGACGATGGCCGACGGCATCAAGGTCGGCCGGCCCGGTGACGTGCCGTTCGGCATCATCGGCGAGCTGGTGGACGAGGTGCGCACGGTGACGGAGGACGAGTTGTCCACCGCGCTGCTGCTGTGCCTGGAGCGGGCCAAACTGGTCGTCGAACCGGCCGGGGCGAGCCCGGTGGCCGCGCTGCTGAGCGACCCCGGCGCCTTCGAGGGGCCGGTCGTCGCGGTGCTGTCCGGGGGCAACGTCGATCCGGTGCTGATGCAGCGGGTGCTGCGGCACGGCATGGCGGCGCAGGGCCGCTACCTGGCCGTACGGCTGCGGTTGACGGACCGGCCGGGCGCCCTTGCCACGCTTCTCGGGGTGTTGTCAGTGGTCGACGCTAACGTTCTCGACGTGAGCCATGTGCGGACCGACCCCCGGCTCGGGCTGACCGAGGCGGAGGTCGAACTGCACCTGGAGACGAAGGGGTCGGCGCACTGCGCCGAGGTCGGCCGGGCCCTGCGCGACGCCGGCTACACCGTCATCGACTGA